A window of uncultured Methanoregula sp. genomic DNA:
TTCGGGGCCGTCTTTGACTGGATCGTTGACAAGTACGTGGATGCGCTCGCCCTGCTCGGGATAGGCCTTGCCGGTATCCCGATCATCACCCAGTTCTTTGCACTTCCCCCGGTTGCCGACTTTGCCGTGGTAACATTCGCCATCATCGGCTCACTGATGAACACGTTCATCAAACCGGTGGTCTATGCCGAGATCGGGTATAAAGAGAAAGTTGAAGGAAAGATCGATGACCCGCTCGAAGGGGTCGGGTTTTTTGGCCGGCCCGAGACGTTCCTTGTTCTGATCCTTGGAGGCATTACCGGTTTTATCTGGGCATCGGTCATCATCATTGCGGTCTGCACAAACCTTTCTGCGATCCAGCGGATCGTATACCTTTACCGAACGCTTTCCTGATACGGCCGCACCTTTTTTCCCACCCATATTAATCCGGTAGCCATTGCGGGCATGGCAACAGACAACCGGGAGTGGTGTGATTCGATAACGGGGGATGATGAACCAATATGGTTCGCATACAAAACACCAAAAACTGGGGCTTTTTTTCGTTAATAGGGAGGTGAACATCCGGTACCGGAACTCCTGCAACCGGAAAATTATTCGCGTTTACCAAATGCATTCCTGATCTCGCCGGAATACAACTGGTAAACCTCGTCGGCGAAGGTTCCCAGGGAGGGGATGAGGCGGAAGAGGCCGTACGCAATGAAGATGAGGACCACAAGGGCGGTCAGTTCAGCAATTACGTTGTGGGCCCAGAAGAAACTCTCGTACCCGAGTTCCCCGTTGCCTGCGATTTCCGGGGAATAGGGGAACCACTGGTCGGTGTAGGCCATGATGACAAAGACGTTCCGGAGAAGATTGAGGAAATAGATGGTAGGGGCGATCAGTAAGAACGCGAGGATCTTCTGCCGCAGGGTTGTCGGCACTGCAGCTGCAACCCCGAGAAGGATTGCTATGCTCTGGATACCCGTGCAGCCAAGAATAATCTCAACCCGGAAACTATTGTGCATGATGATGTTCCAGGCATCCAGGGTGGTCGGGAACTGCAGGAGGTCAAGGATCCAGACCACCTGGCCCACGACAAGCCCGATGAGCGCATTGCCGAGGGCAGCAAACAACGGCACCTGGTCAAACCCGAACGGCGCATAGATGAGGAAGGCAACTGCCGCGGCCCGGGAGAGGCTGACTGCCCGGCTGTCCCCTTTGAGAAGATATTTTATCGTGATGACAAGGAACGGCACCGAGAGTATCGCGATTAGGGGATACATGAAGTTATTCTCGGAAAAATATACCGGCAATTCGGCAAAGAGGGTCAGGACAATAAAGATCCAGCCGATAATGGCGGCATAATACCGGTGACGACCGGGTACGAGGAACGCAAGAAATCCAAAACAGGAGATCAGGATCAGGTACTCGATCATTATAGAATTATCCACGCAATACCAAAAAAAGGATTCTGCCATGATAATTTTCCCGGGACTGCCACCCGGGAAAAGTGAGGTGCCGGAATGATCCGGACGATAATCCATGATCCTGCTTCCGACACGAGGCTTAATCTTCTAGCATCACGAAATAGTATACCGATGTTTTGTCCTGAATGTAAGAGCCTTCTCATGTCTTCGGGAGGTCAGCTCAAGTGCCGGAAGTGCGGGTATATCCGCAAGATAGAAGGCACCGACAATATGAAGAAGAAGGTCGACCGCCGGGAAAACGAGATCACCATTGTGGATGATGAGGGGGAGAAGATGAAAACCCTGCCCACCATCCAGATCCGGTGCCCGAAATGCGACAACAATCTTGCCTTCTGGTGGCTCCGCCAGCTCCGTGCTGCCGATGAGAGCGAGGTGCGGTTCTTCCGCTGTACTGAATGCAGCCATACCTGGCGCCAATACGATTAAGCAATATTTTTCTTCTTTTCCGGTTTTATCCTGTTTCTCCGGCTCCTGGGTAACCGCGTTTTTTCATTTCTCATGTTTTTTATATGGTTAGTGCGAATAAAAGGAATCAGATATCCAGCACATGGGAACCCTGATCATGATACCTGCCATACCTCCCGAAAAGAAAGAACCCGGAACCAGACTTCCGTCAAAAAAAACACTGATGGCTATTGGTATAATCATCGTCATTGTAATCATCGTGGCGATTCTTGCAGGAGGCCTGCTCAAACCCGCTTCCCCAAACCACAGCAGTTCAGCCGCTGCTTCCCGGACAGAAACACAGCAGCCGGTCTCACAGGGTGCCGCCCGGGTTACGCAGCAGACGCCGGTGGATTTTGTTATCCAGACGGGCCCCCAGGAGAAATGCGGGCTGACCTGCCGCCAGCTCACTCCTTCCATCACCAACACGGGCACTGACACTGCTCACAATGTCTGCATCTCGGTTGTGTTGTACAACAGCGGGGGGGATCTCATCGCCCTGAACGGTGGCCCGTCTGTCAGCAAATGCGTGGGGGATATTGCCAGCGGCGAATCCCGGAGCGAACCTATCACGATCGAAGCGGACTGCGGTTTCCTTGCATCCAAATGTGTCAGCCAGACCCTGATCCTCAAAACAGAAGCGGTCTGCGATGAGACCACCGTCCGGTTCCCGGATAAAACCATCAAAGTATAGGCCCCGGGCAGATTCCGCCAAAAAGGCTTGGGGGGTCTCCCGTACCGGGAATTATGTTCCCAGGATAGCGTTCAGCCGTGCAGATACTGCCTGTCCCCGGAACGGGGTAGTACGGAATTTTTTACTCTCGTTCGGAGCTATCCCACCCATCATTACAAACGTGGACCCCATCAGTTTTCCCCTGATATCGAAAAGATCGTACTGGATCGAGAATCCCTTGTACGGCTGCGTACCGGAGTTCGTTATCGTTCCGGTAACCCAGGAACCGGTGCCATCCCGAAGCAGTTCGGCATCGGAAATTCTGAGATCCGATTCAGCATCCGGAATACCTGAAGATATCATGATGGTATTCAGCGAGTAACTGGGCGTTGCGGATGAACCACCGTTGCTTCCGGAAAAAGGGATGAGATAGGACATAAGGGGAGTTGATACCAGGATGAAACAGATAAAGGATCCTATTATCGTGAGGCCGAGAAAAACATAGACCGCAGTCAGCCTCGTGTTCCGGTATTTCATCTTCCGGCGGCGTTTCAGCTGCTCCATGAGTTCGGGAAGCGAGTTGGGCTGTGACATGGGGTTCTTAACAATCAAGTGGAGAATAAGAGCTGAAAGATTTTACCCTGTGCGTACCCGGTTTTTTCAAAACATAGCTGATCTTTCCGGTTTTCGTTACCATCACCAGGAATCGTTATGCAACTCGCCGGAAAACGGCAAAACGCGTTACCATATACCCGGATACTCTCGGATATCCAGTCTTCTCCTCCGGCACTCATGCAGTCTGCTGAAAAACACGTACAAATAACACCAGAATCTCGCTGTTACAGTTCCATTTTTTTATCATTCCCAGAAATTATCGCTGGATTTGTCCCATCATCTCGATTTCAACCAGAAATACTATAATCCAGTATACAAGAACATATAAACAAGAGACCGTAGTCGGTGTGATTTTCAAGCCCCGTGTGAGAGATTGTGATGAACGGCCCCCCGCCAAATGGAAGCGAGAATGTCATTGATATTTTCGTTTTGAGTAAAAGTGAAACACTGGCACCGATGCTCAGGGAGCATCTGGAGCAGAACGGCTACCATGTAACCATTTTCAATGATGACGAACACCTTCAGACATCCCTGAAATCCGGCAAACCGAACCTGTTGATCTGCGATACAACAGACCAGGAACTGCCATCGTATGATATCTGCAAACGGATCAAGGCAGACCGGGATCTCTGGATCGTCCCTGTCCTGATACTGACCCGGGTTTCTGAACTATCAGATCTCCTCTTCGTGCTGGACAGCAATGCCGACAATTTCATCTCATTCCCGTACGATCTCCCGTACCTCCACTCCCTTATCGGGGGAATGCTGGAAACACCGGTAGAGCGGCCGACACCGGAGCAGATAAAGACCCAGTTCAAGATCCAGCATAATAATCAGGTCTTTGTTATAACTGCCGATCGCAGGAAACTGCTCGAATTCCTTCTCTCGTCCTTTGAGATTGCCATATCCAACCATGAAGACCTTAACCGGGCAAAAGACCAGATCCGGATGCTTGAGGAGGCCGTGGATAAACTCGGATCGGATGCAGCAGAGAACAAGC
This region includes:
- a CDS encoding FxLYD domain-containing protein, producing MSQPNSLPELMEQLKRRRKMKYRNTRLTAVYVFLGLTIIGSFICFILVSTPLMSYLIPFSGSNGGSSATPSYSLNTIMISSGIPDAESDLRISDAELLRDGTGSWVTGTITNSGTQPYKGFSIQYDLFDIRGKLMGSTFVMMGGIAPNESKKFRTTPFRGQAVSARLNAILGT
- the artA gene encoding archaeosortase A, translated to MIEYLILISCFGFLAFLVPGRHRYYAAIIGWIFIVLTLFAELPVYFSENNFMYPLIAILSVPFLVITIKYLLKGDSRAVSLSRAAAVAFLIYAPFGFDQVPLFAALGNALIGLVVGQVVWILDLLQFPTTLDAWNIIMHNSFRVEIILGCTGIQSIAILLGVAAAVPTTLRQKILAFLLIAPTIYFLNLLRNVFVIMAYTDQWFPYSPEIAGNGELGYESFFWAHNVIAELTALVVLIFIAYGLFRLIPSLGTFADEVYQLYSGEIRNAFGKRE
- a CDS encoding CDP-alcohol phosphatidyltransferase family protein, whose protein sequence is MNITALRPRFMKYLEPVADLFVRLKITPNQISLLALLAGIACAYLFFQRQFVLGALLLLLSAIFDLVDGSVARKTGAHTNFGAVFDWIVDKYVDALALLGIGLAGIPIITQFFALPPVADFAVVTFAIIGSLMNTFIKPVVYAEIGYKEKVEGKIDDPLEGVGFFGRPETFLVLILGGITGFIWASVIIIAVCTNLSAIQRIVYLYRTLS
- a CDS encoding transcription factor S, yielding MFCPECKSLLMSSGGQLKCRKCGYIRKIEGTDNMKKKVDRRENEITIVDDEGEKMKTLPTIQIRCPKCDNNLAFWWLRQLRAADESEVRFFRCTECSHTWRQYD